In one window of Miscanthus floridulus cultivar M001 chromosome 12, ASM1932011v1, whole genome shotgun sequence DNA:
- the LOC136496995 gene encoding protein LAZ1-like isoform X1 translates to MRVNIGLLVPLMAQYSAPIWATLVAGFFMLLALSLSMYLIFEHLSAYNNPEEQKFVLGVILMVPCYAIESVRPLKHFIYVLRYSISVSNILLLEQYISLINPNTSVYCGILRDGYEAFAMYCFGRYITACLGGEDKTIAFLKREGGSGSGQPLLHHASEKGIIHHHFPVNFVLKPWRLGTRFYLIIKFGIFQYVIIKTLTATLSLLLEPFGVYCDGEFNLRCGYPYFAAVLNFSQYWALYCLVAWYTATKDELAPIKPLAKFLSFKSIVFLTWWQGVVIAIMYAFGLLRSPLAQSLELKSSIQDFIICIEMGIASVVHLFVFPAKPYALLTNQSPGNISVLGDYVSSDPVDPFEIKESNRPTKMKLPQLEPDERSVTNIKESVRDFVVGSGEYVIKDFKFTVNQAVRPVEKRFDKLMKKNDKRKKSQDDNWVSAATPERPVRGIDDPLLSGSTSDSGVTKGKKHRRVVSSAAAADSWGGGDQASDGYEIRGRRWAVKS, encoded by the exons ATGAGGGTCAATATTGGGCTCCTAGTGCCCTTGATGGCACAATACTCCGCACCCATATGGGCTACTTTAGTTGCTGGGTTCTTCATGCTGCTTGCGCTTTCGCTCTCCATGTACCTGATATTTGAGCATCTCTCAGCATACAACAATCCAGAG GAACAGAAATTTGTACTGGGTGTTATTCTCATGGTCCCTTGCTATGCAATTGAGTCGGTAAGGCCTCTAAAACACTTTATTTATGTGCTACGTTACTCCATCAGCGTGTCTAATATTCTTCTTTTGGAACAGTATATTTCTTTGATAAATCCAAATACAAGTGTTTACTGTGGCATCCTACGTGATGGTTATGAAGCATTTGCAATGTACTGCTTTGGAAGATATATTACTGCATGTTTAG GTGGGGAAGATAAAACAATAGCTTTTTTGAAGAGGGAAGGTGGCTCTGGTTCTGGGCAGCCTCTACTGCATCATGCATCTGAGAAGGGAATCATACACCATCATTTTCCTGTAAATTTTGTATTGAAGCCCTGGAGATTGGGGACACGGTTCTACCTGATTATCAAATTTGGAATCTTCCAATAT GTGATCATAAAAACCCTCACCGCTACATTATCTCTTCTTCTAGAACCTTTTGGTGTTTATTGTGATGGAGAATTCAATTTACGATGTGG GTACCCTTACTTTGCTGCAGTTCTCAACTTTAGTCAATATTGGGCCCTGTACTGTCTAGTAGCATGGTATACAGCTACCAAGGACGAATTGGCACCTATAAAGCCTCTGGCTAAATTTCTTTCTTTCAAATCGATAGTATTCTTGACTTGGTGGCAAGGTGTGGTGATTGCAATAATGTATGCTTTCGGCCTTCTTAGAAGTCCTTTAGCCCAGAGCTTGGAGTTAAAATCAAGCATTCAAGATTTCATTATTTGCATAGAG ATGGGCATTGCTTCAGTTGTTCACCTCTTTGTGTTCCCAGCCAAGCCCTATGCACTCTTAACTAATCAGTCACCTGGAAACATTTCTGTACTTGGGGACTATGTATCCTCTGACCCTGTGGACCCTTTTGAAATTAAGGAAAGCAACCGTCCTACCAAAATGAAGCTTCCACAGTTGGAACCAGATGAGAGAAGCGTGACAAACATAAAAGAAAGTGTTCGGGACTTTGTTGTCGGCAGTGGAGAATAT GTGATCAAGGATTTCAAATTCACTGTTAACCAAGCAGTGCGGCCAGTGGAGAAGCGCTTTGATAAATTGATGAAAAAGAATGATAAGCGTAAGAAAAGCCAGGATGACAACTGGGTGAGTGCAGCAACACCAGAGAGACCTGTTCGTGGGATTGATGATCCATTATTAAGCGGAAGCACAAGTGACAGTGGTGTCACAAAGGGCAAAAAACATCGCAGAGTTGTGAGCTCAGCTGCTGCTGCGGACAGCTGGGGAGGTGGTGATCAAGCTTCTGATGGATATGAGATCAGGGGTCGCCGCTGGGCTGTAAAAAGCTAA
- the LOC136496995 gene encoding protein LAZ1-like isoform X2 — protein sequence MRVNIGLLVPLMAQYSAPIWATLVAGFFMLLALSLSMYLIFEHLSAYNNPEEQKFVLGVILMVPCYAIESYISLINPNTSVYCGILRDGYEAFAMYCFGRYITACLGGEDKTIAFLKREGGSGSGQPLLHHASEKGIIHHHFPVNFVLKPWRLGTRFYLIIKFGIFQYVIIKTLTATLSLLLEPFGVYCDGEFNLRCGYPYFAAVLNFSQYWALYCLVAWYTATKDELAPIKPLAKFLSFKSIVFLTWWQGVVIAIMYAFGLLRSPLAQSLELKSSIQDFIICIEMGIASVVHLFVFPAKPYALLTNQSPGNISVLGDYVSSDPVDPFEIKESNRPTKMKLPQLEPDERSVTNIKESVRDFVVGSGEYVIKDFKFTVNQAVRPVEKRFDKLMKKNDKRKKSQDDNWVSAATPERPVRGIDDPLLSGSTSDSGVTKGKKHRRVVSSAAAADSWGGGDQASDGYEIRGRRWAVKS from the exons ATGAGGGTCAATATTGGGCTCCTAGTGCCCTTGATGGCACAATACTCCGCACCCATATGGGCTACTTTAGTTGCTGGGTTCTTCATGCTGCTTGCGCTTTCGCTCTCCATGTACCTGATATTTGAGCATCTCTCAGCATACAACAATCCAGAG GAACAGAAATTTGTACTGGGTGTTATTCTCATGGTCCCTTGCTATGCAATTGAGTCG TATATTTCTTTGATAAATCCAAATACAAGTGTTTACTGTGGCATCCTACGTGATGGTTATGAAGCATTTGCAATGTACTGCTTTGGAAGATATATTACTGCATGTTTAG GTGGGGAAGATAAAACAATAGCTTTTTTGAAGAGGGAAGGTGGCTCTGGTTCTGGGCAGCCTCTACTGCATCATGCATCTGAGAAGGGAATCATACACCATCATTTTCCTGTAAATTTTGTATTGAAGCCCTGGAGATTGGGGACACGGTTCTACCTGATTATCAAATTTGGAATCTTCCAATAT GTGATCATAAAAACCCTCACCGCTACATTATCTCTTCTTCTAGAACCTTTTGGTGTTTATTGTGATGGAGAATTCAATTTACGATGTGG GTACCCTTACTTTGCTGCAGTTCTCAACTTTAGTCAATATTGGGCCCTGTACTGTCTAGTAGCATGGTATACAGCTACCAAGGACGAATTGGCACCTATAAAGCCTCTGGCTAAATTTCTTTCTTTCAAATCGATAGTATTCTTGACTTGGTGGCAAGGTGTGGTGATTGCAATAATGTATGCTTTCGGCCTTCTTAGAAGTCCTTTAGCCCAGAGCTTGGAGTTAAAATCAAGCATTCAAGATTTCATTATTTGCATAGAG ATGGGCATTGCTTCAGTTGTTCACCTCTTTGTGTTCCCAGCCAAGCCCTATGCACTCTTAACTAATCAGTCACCTGGAAACATTTCTGTACTTGGGGACTATGTATCCTCTGACCCTGTGGACCCTTTTGAAATTAAGGAAAGCAACCGTCCTACCAAAATGAAGCTTCCACAGTTGGAACCAGATGAGAGAAGCGTGACAAACATAAAAGAAAGTGTTCGGGACTTTGTTGTCGGCAGTGGAGAATAT GTGATCAAGGATTTCAAATTCACTGTTAACCAAGCAGTGCGGCCAGTGGAGAAGCGCTTTGATAAATTGATGAAAAAGAATGATAAGCGTAAGAAAAGCCAGGATGACAACTGGGTGAGTGCAGCAACACCAGAGAGACCTGTTCGTGGGATTGATGATCCATTATTAAGCGGAAGCACAAGTGACAGTGGTGTCACAAAGGGCAAAAAACATCGCAGAGTTGTGAGCTCAGCTGCTGCTGCGGACAGCTGGGGAGGTGGTGATCAAGCTTCTGATGGATATGAGATCAGGGGTCGCCGCTGGGCTGTAAAAAGCTAA